A portion of the Actinomycetota bacterium genome contains these proteins:
- a CDS encoding flavodoxin family protein, producing ERMDAMISETDDNGLPVAYNRVAGVVVTGNEDGAHHVISQVAQGLIDIGYTVPGQAWTYWNRGPGPGPSYLESDEKHEWSETTGRTAAGVLLAVAKALQANPIPPDAYKA from the coding sequence TGGAGCGGATGGACGCCATGATCAGCGAGACCGACGACAACGGGCTCCCGGTGGCGTACAACCGGGTCGCCGGCGTGGTGGTGACCGGGAACGAGGACGGCGCCCACCACGTGATCTCCCAGGTGGCGCAGGGCTTGATCGACATCGGCTACACGGTCCCCGGCCAGGCCTGGACCTACTGGAACCGCGGCCCCGGCCCGGGTCCGAGCTACCTGGAGAGCGACGAGAAGCACGAGTGGTCCGAGACCACCGGCCGCACCGCGGCAGGAGTTCTGCTGGCGGTCGCCAAGGCGCTGCAGGCGAACCCGATCCCTCCCGACGCCTACAAAGCCTAG